The following are encoded together in the Acidobacteriota bacterium genome:
- a CDS encoding DUF4252 domain-containing protein has translation MRISRTARLCRPEPKSQIIHTAVIIVLAAAIILDGTAFAGGRAPSAAQIRRAVEMSSEGCQLKVEESIRLGRFKMWAARQIVAVSGVVEPEVREILRTVRKLEVVTYRSKGESECRLPAALPDVLASAGWSRVMTEGSEGEESLVYQHASDSGRLDGLLVAELSGNELEIVKVHGKIDRLMEMAVDTDDFVAVLEID, from the coding sequence ATGAGGATCTCTCGAACGGCCCGACTCTGTCGGCCCGAGCCGAAAAGCCAGATCATCCACACGGCCGTGATCATCGTGCTCGCGGCGGCGATCATCCTCGACGGAACCGCCTTCGCCGGAGGGCGCGCTCCGTCAGCAGCCCAGATCCGCAGAGCGGTGGAGATGAGCTCGGAAGGCTGCCAGCTGAAGGTCGAGGAGTCGATCCGCCTCGGGAGATTCAAGATGTGGGCGGCACGGCAGATCGTCGCAGTCTCCGGAGTGGTCGAGCCCGAGGTGCGCGAGATCCTCCGCACGGTCCGCAAGCTCGAGGTCGTGACCTATCGTTCGAAAGGCGAAAGCGAATGTCGCCTCCCGGCCGCACTTCCCGACGTGCTGGCTTCAGCCGGATGGAGCCGGGTGATGACCGAGGGTTCTGAGGGCGAAGAATCCCTCGTCTACCAACACGCGAGCGACTCCGGTCGACTCGACGGGCTGCTGGTCGCCGAGTTGAGCGGCAACGAGCTGGAGATCGTGAAGGTCCACGGCAAGATCGATCGATTGATGGAGATGGCCGTCGACACCGACGATTTCGTGGCTGTGCTCGAGATCGACTGA